Proteins encoded by one window of Candidatus Saccharibacteria bacterium:
- a CDS encoding glycosyltransferase family 4 protein, with product MKIGIDLRPLSLGNKYRGIGMYISRLVHQLSAIDHTNDYVLFVNDKDIIEPLGLDPKFKFTTVIAPNNYMQNIKYLRAFVVKTPKLNISKSNIDVFFQTDVSFRIQAGSIPVVAVLYDLIPLLYKDKYLKPELSGFRPGSLLEYYRRLRLRKLYFKNLEYYYKATKIVSISNASKRDLIKFDGRIKPTKVSTIYLAADSLPKQDPATKTLLKKANVAKKFLLYVGGADYRKGVNTVIPELNKLLTENDLNLLLVGNEFVHTELKETRAVLGNIKKLTNPNSVKRIGFVSDAQLNWLYHHAEAFLFPSQYEGFGLPILEAMQAGCPVIAYNNSSIPEVAGSATILAENNKEFVDGVTRVLKDAAFRRQLIAQGHEQVKKFSWQNTARQTLQVLESVGRHRS from the coding sequence ATGAAAATAGGCATAGATTTAAGACCGCTTAGTCTAGGCAACAAATATCGTGGCATTGGAATGTATATTAGTCGTTTGGTACATCAATTGTCGGCTATTGATCATACTAACGACTATGTTTTATTTGTGAATGATAAAGATATTATCGAACCGCTTGGTCTCGACCCGAAGTTTAAATTTACGACAGTTATCGCCCCCAACAACTACATGCAAAACATTAAATATTTAAGGGCTTTTGTGGTTAAGACGCCGAAACTTAACATATCAAAAAGCAATATCGATGTGTTCTTCCAAACCGATGTTTCATTTAGAATCCAGGCCGGCTCAATACCAGTAGTGGCTGTGCTATACGACTTAATCCCATTGCTCTACAAAGACAAATACTTAAAGCCTGAACTGTCAGGATTTAGGCCGGGTAGCTTGTTGGAATATTATAGAAGACTAAGACTTAGAAAGCTGTATTTCAAGAACTTAGAATACTATTACAAAGCCACTAAGATAGTAAGTATTTCTAATGCATCTAAAAGGGACTTAATAAAGTTTGACGGTCGTATTAAGCCCACCAAGGTGTCAACCATATATCTAGCTGCTGACTCGCTGCCTAAACAAGATCCTGCCACAAAGACGCTTCTAAAAAAAGCCAACGTTGCCAAAAAGTTTTTGCTATATGTCGGCGGGGCCGACTACAGAAAGGGTGTCAACACAGTTATACCCGAGCTTAATAAACTCTTAACAGAAAATGACCTTAATTTACTTCTTGTGGGCAACGAGTTTGTGCATACGGAGCTTAAAGAAACAAGAGCAGTTCTCGGTAATATCAAAAAACTAACAAATCCAAATAGCGTTAAACGCATTGGGTTTGTTAGTGATGCACAGCTAAACTGGCTTTACCACCACGCCGAAGCCTTTCTGTTTCCAAGCCAGTACGAGGGTTTTGGCCTGCCAATATTAGAAGCTATGCAGGCTGGCTGTCCGGTAATTGCTTACAACAACTCCTCAATACCAGAGGTGGCGGGTAGCGCCACAATTCTGGCCGAAAACAATAAGGAGTTTGTGGATGGCGTAACGAGAGTATTGAAAGACGCTGCGTTTCGCCGCCAGTTAATTGCCCAAGGCCACGAGCAAGTTAAAAAGTTTAGCTGGCAAAATACAGCCCGCCAGACCCTCCAAGTACTTGAATCTGTCGGTAGGCATC
- a CDS encoding ABC transporter ATP-binding protein, whose protein sequence is MSKAVIEIKNLSKAYLISHEAKAAPGTVTFRDALAGVVKKPIELITGHKLKKEKFWALKEIDLNIEQGDVIGLIGKNGSGKSTLLKVLSRIVEPTDGEIIMRGKSASLLEVGTGFHPELTGRENIYFNGSILGMKKKEIDAKFDEIVAFSGVEKFLDTPVKFYSSGMYVRLAFAVAAHLEPDILIVDEVLAVGDAEFQRKSLGKMRDVTRNKQRTVIFVSHNMDSIRSICSKCIWLSGGKIMEVGETSKVVESYSQSSSSLASIPVKERKDRSGNGHARFTDIITESTVEKDRSIRCFLKINNKTKNMYDNFKLSIDINDHEGNQVSNLTNYSVGEKLVLKPGKNEFTLNIEDVNLSPGGYSLTAFIASDQFNSEIFDWVESASRFEIAEYDFYNTGVPPVVKSREVLLNFKYNDKK, encoded by the coding sequence ATGAGCAAGGCCGTAATTGAAATCAAAAATCTATCAAAGGCTTATCTTATAAGCCATGAGGCCAAGGCAGCGCCAGGAACAGTTACTTTTCGCGATGCTTTAGCAGGCGTGGTAAAAAAACCGATCGAACTTATTACTGGTCACAAGCTCAAAAAAGAAAAGTTTTGGGCTTTAAAAGAAATTGACTTAAATATTGAACAAGGCGACGTTATTGGCTTGATTGGCAAGAATGGTTCGGGGAAATCCACTTTGCTCAAGGTGCTTTCTAGAATAGTTGAGCCTACTGACGGAGAGATTATTATGCGCGGTAAATCGGCCAGTCTTTTAGAGGTTGGTACTGGGTTTCACCCCGAGCTCACAGGACGCGAGAATATCTACTTTAACGGCTCTATCTTGGGTATGAAAAAGAAAGAAATCGATGCCAAGTTCGATGAGATTGTGGCTTTTTCTGGTGTTGAAAAGTTTTTAGATACCCCGGTTAAGTTTTACAGTTCGGGCATGTATGTGCGTTTAGCCTTTGCGGTTGCTGCCCACTTGGAGCCAGACATTTTAATAGTTGACGAGGTTCTGGCGGTAGGCGACGCTGAATTTCAACGTAAAAGCTTGGGGAAAATGCGTGACGTAACTAGAAACAAACAACGCACGGTTATATTTGTTAGTCATAACATGGACTCCATAAGGAGCATTTGCAGTAAATGTATTTGGCTTAGCGGCGGCAAGATTATGGAGGTGGGGGAAACCTCAAAGGTTGTTGAAAGCTACTCCCAGTCTTCTAGCTCTTTGGCTTCTATCCCCGTAAAAGAGCGTAAGGACAGAAGCGGAAATGGGCACGCTAGATTTACCGACATAATAACTGAAAGCACTGTTGAAAAAGACCGCAGCATAAGGTGCTTTTTAAAGATTAATAATAAAACCAAAAATATGTATGACAATTTCAAGTTATCCATAGATATAAATGACCACGAGGGTAATCAAGTAAGCAATCTAACTAACTATAGCGTGGGCGAAAAATTAGTCCTTAAACCTGGCAAAAACGAGTTTACATTAAATATTGAAGATGTTAACTTGTCACCGGGGGGCTATAGTTTAACAGCATTTATTGCTTCCGATCAATTCAACTCGGAAATATTTGACTGGGTAGAATCTGCATCTAGATTTGAGATAGCTGAATATGACTTTTACAACACAGGGGTTCCCCCCGTTGTCAAATCAAGGGAAGTCCTTCTGAACTTTAAATATAATGACAAGAAATAA
- a CDS encoding glycosyltransferase family 2 protein, with protein sequence MLGQLKHHIKKRLFTDVDESIQKNIQKFVRSIDREKIRQAKRPADFEGSIEIVIPCYNHGHFLPRALKSIRNQTYKKALTVTVVNDNSQDSSFEVMERLQLENKTKNIDLNLINNDSGSNLKQFGALNLAIQGSKNKLFITLNADDILTTDCLELIVETYKNNPSIYMLGGSSLWFKEGEKLPAHHAIRSQNLALTKYGPKDALQFNHLNSINMSQSSCSFFRVAWELVGGYFPPEKRVCSFDDRDFQMRVSSVLPVGVYQDYPMVYYSSDTSVSRTVEGHYDT encoded by the coding sequence ATGCTGGGTCAACTCAAGCACCACATAAAAAAACGCCTTTTCACCGATGTAGACGAGAGTATACAAAAAAATATCCAAAAGTTTGTAAGAAGTATCGATAGGGAAAAGATACGTCAAGCTAAACGACCGGCCGACTTTGAAGGCTCTATAGAGATAGTGATACCATGTTACAATCATGGCCACTTTCTACCGCGAGCACTCAAAAGTATTCGGAACCAAACATACAAAAAAGCACTAACTGTAACAGTTGTTAATGACAACTCTCAAGACAGCTCATTTGAAGTGATGGAGCGACTACAGTTAGAAAACAAAACCAAAAATATCGATCTCAATCTGATTAATAACGATTCAGGTAGTAATCTAAAGCAATTCGGCGCCCTCAACTTGGCAATTCAGGGCTCCAAAAATAAACTATTTATTACTCTAAATGCCGACGATATATTAACGACAGATTGTTTAGAGCTGATTGTAGAAACCTACAAAAACAACCCCAGCATATATATGTTGGGCGGCAGCAGTTTGTGGTTTAAAGAGGGCGAGAAACTACCTGCGCACCATGCGATCCGGTCTCAGAATCTTGCTTTAACTAAATACGGCCCCAAAGATGCTCTACAGTTTAATCATCTTAACAGTATCAACATGAGCCAGTCGTCTTGTTCATTCTTTCGCGTGGCTTGGGAATTAGTGGGTGGTTATTTCCCCCCAGAAAAGCGCGTTTGTTCTTTCGATGATCGAGATTTTCAAATGCGGGTTAGCTCGGTACTGCCAGTAGGGGTATACCAAGATTATCCAATGGTATATTACAGCTCTGACACCTCAGTAAGCCGTACAGTTGAAGGGCACTATGATACTTAA
- a CDS encoding FkbM family methyltransferase — protein sequence MTRNNYYNIKKVIPSRVKRSLKKIHSKGIDFNKERKRIKYDNPTVLTDHFGIRFIQYPWDLTSTDDAISHDFYKPEFMAYDKLLKKNDVVIDLGANVGLHSVYIAKLLKGTGHIYSFEPVPDTYRLMLETLSLNRVDNVSPYMVAMGNKPGKTKMNIFDQKYSAWNTFGKPQFGDHKPTKSIFVETQKLDGFAKQTKINKIDFLKIDVEGFEKQVLQGAALLLKNNKISILSFEVSEIPLKGANSSAREIFKILEDFGYNSYRYNPEKNKFTGPYSDSSEFYENYYASKKNLTLI from the coding sequence ATGACAAGAAATAACTACTACAACATCAAAAAGGTCATTCCTAGTCGAGTAAAACGCTCCTTAAAAAAAATTCACAGCAAGGGAATTGATTTTAATAAAGAAAGAAAGAGAATTAAATATGATAATCCAACAGTTCTAACAGACCACTTTGGCATTAGGTTTATTCAGTATCCTTGGGATCTAACAAGTACTGATGATGCTATATCTCATGATTTTTACAAACCGGAGTTTATGGCCTATGATAAACTACTAAAAAAAAATGACGTTGTTATTGATTTAGGGGCAAATGTTGGTCTGCACAGTGTTTATATTGCTAAATTGCTAAAAGGAACTGGGCACATATATTCATTTGAGCCGGTTCCAGATACATATCGATTGATGCTTGAGACTCTCAGTTTAAATAGGGTCGATAATGTAAGTCCCTATATGGTTGCGATGGGTAATAAGCCGGGTAAAACCAAAATGAATATTTTTGATCAAAAATATTCGGCTTGGAATACATTTGGTAAACCGCAGTTTGGTGATCACAAGCCTACAAAATCGATCTTTGTTGAAACCCAAAAGTTAGACGGTTTTGCTAAACAAACCAAGATCAATAAAATTGACTTCTTAAAAATTGATGTTGAAGGTTTTGAAAAACAAGTTCTGCAGGGCGCAGCTTTATTATTAAAAAACAATAAGATAAGTATTTTATCCTTTGAGGTTTCAGAAATACCCTTGAAGGGGGCAAATTCCAGTGCACGAGAGATCTTTAAGATACTTGAAGATTTTGGGTACAATAGTTATCGTTATAATCCTGAAAAAAATAAGTTCACAGGTCCTTATAGTGACTCGAGTGAATTTTATGAAAATTACTACGCTTCTAAAAAGAACCTAACCTTAATATGA
- a CDS encoding methyltransferase domain-containing protein, giving the protein MRKNHSEVPVVLFVFSREKQLAEALECLKANNIPMLYVFADGPRNTADQPGVEKVRKLINDINWTTVKKVYAKNNMGLSESIQRGLNTVFKKYDKAIILEDDVCVAPGFFEYMKQALNRYAQDKRIAGVTGLRYPFDRRNMDSLNKDVFLAPRFSSWGWATWKDRWENLDFNRESLLQKTENKNPEVLLRGGSDLLVSYRAVQDGSLSGCWDFYYYLNMVINNQYFVWPKYNMVVNTDIAGGSHPSQEKPSWTLTWEKSDKKSFIMPKSLTINDNIIDDFLVFFDEFPTNQRVNMKSQLKKVFNKLGYKIERVPKESGSSKDPSEYTTTDGPIEVPCQKESYFYALNRFVKEGDKVLDVGMGIGYGMNLLSISAKEVYAVDVDEKAVDYCTKHVLGKNPKVKELKKYDGYHLPYKDNFFDVVTCVDVVEHVEDYDKFIDELLRVSKRVVFFATPNRRPEYTNPDGTPKNYWHLREWSFEELDKIVRSHTKKITWAFLDGPWEGPFKTVKTVGEDTLVLMPALVKKD; this is encoded by the coding sequence ATGAGAAAGAACCACAGTGAAGTTCCGGTAGTTTTATTTGTATTTAGTCGCGAGAAGCAGCTGGCAGAAGCACTAGAATGTCTAAAAGCCAACAATATCCCCATGCTCTACGTGTTTGCTGACGGGCCAAGAAACACGGCCGATCAGCCAGGTGTAGAAAAGGTTAGAAAGCTGATAAATGACATTAATTGGACAACCGTAAAAAAAGTTTATGCTAAAAACAACATGGGCCTGAGTGAGTCAATACAAAGAGGCTTAAACACGGTCTTTAAGAAATACGATAAAGCTATAATTCTCGAAGACGATGTTTGTGTGGCCCCCGGCTTTTTTGAATATATGAAACAGGCACTTAATAGATATGCCCAAGATAAGAGAATAGCGGGCGTTACAGGTCTAAGATATCCGTTTGACAGAAGAAATATGGATAGCCTAAATAAAGATGTGTTTTTGGCGCCGCGTTTTTCGTCTTGGGGGTGGGCAACATGGAAGGACCGCTGGGAAAACTTGGATTTTAACCGCGAGTCATTACTCCAAAAAACAGAAAACAAGAACCCAGAGGTGCTATTACGCGGTGGTAGTGATTTGCTTGTGTCGTACCGGGCTGTGCAAGACGGTTCATTAAGCGGTTGTTGGGACTTTTACTACTATTTAAACATGGTTATAAACAATCAGTATTTTGTATGGCCAAAATATAACATGGTGGTTAACACCGACATTGCAGGCGGCAGCCACCCTTCGCAGGAAAAACCTAGCTGGACCTTAACGTGGGAAAAATCAGATAAAAAATCGTTTATTATGCCAAAGAGCCTAACAATAAATGATAATATAATAGATGATTTTCTAGTGTTTTTTGATGAATTTCCAACTAATCAGAGGGTTAATATGAAGTCGCAACTAAAAAAAGTATTTAACAAACTTGGCTACAAAATTGAACGGGTGCCTAAAGAATCCGGTAGTAGCAAGGATCCATCTGAATACACAACCACAGACGGCCCTATAGAGGTGCCTTGCCAAAAAGAATCTTACTTTTATGCCTTAAACCGCTTTGTAAAAGAGGGCGATAAAGTGCTCGATGTCGGCATGGGAATTGGATATGGCATGAATCTTCTTTCAATTAGCGCTAAAGAGGTTTATGCTGTTGACGTAGATGAGAAAGCTGTGGATTATTGCACCAAGCATGTGCTAGGTAAGAATCCTAAAGTTAAAGAACTAAAAAAGTACGATGGCTACCACCTACCGTATAAAGATAATTTTTTCGATGTTGTTACATGCGTAGATGTTGTTGAGCATGTGGAAGATTACGACAAATTTATTGATGAGTTATTGCGGGTATCTAAAAGAGTCGTATTCTTTGCCACACCAAATCGACGCCCCGAATACACCAACCCAGACGGCACCCCAAAAAATTATTGGCATTTGCGCGAATGGTCGTTCGAGGAGCTGGATAAGATCGTAAGAAGCCACACCAAAAAAATAACCTGGGCATTTTTGGACGGACCCTGGGAGGGGCCATTTAAAACAGTAAAGACGGTTGGCGAAGACACTCTAGTATTAATGCCCGCATTAGTTAAGAAGGACTGA
- a CDS encoding glycosyltransferase family 2 protein, with product MAKSKHPSVFVVTPIFNRKEHTLAFLKTLFENDYPNFTMVIVDDGSTDGSSEAIKAKFPKTTILKGTGSLYWTGCTNLGVDYALKHGADYIITVNNDVELRSSWISELVECAQKNPKALVGSLIYFMNDRKRVWYFGADFNYETGELYHKEDEPKSKRPIESKWLTGMGVLIPAGAFKDVGHYDIEKFPQYFADADFSLRAAKKGYKLLVTPKAVLYNDSKSDSGGKLMAQYKLRAVPKLLFTPYFSDSIKVRKEFYRRYFGEDYKKIYRHYYRHRWAQFYGPYVRHCVRLKLVRIAKWLGVKK from the coding sequence ATGGCAAAATCCAAACACCCAAGCGTATTCGTAGTTACACCAATCTTCAATCGCAAAGAACACACCCTGGCGTTTCTAAAAACACTTTTTGAAAACGACTACCCCAACTTTACAATGGTTATTGTAGACGATGGTTCGACCGACGGCAGTTCTGAGGCCATTAAGGCTAAATTCCCTAAAACTACCATACTAAAAGGCACGGGCAGTCTGTATTGGACAGGCTGTACAAATCTTGGTGTTGACTATGCTTTAAAACACGGCGCGGACTACATAATAACCGTGAATAACGATGTTGAGTTAAGATCAAGCTGGATATCAGAGCTGGTTGAGTGTGCCCAAAAGAACCCCAAGGCCTTAGTTGGCTCACTAATTTACTTTATGAACGACCGAAAAAGGGTTTGGTACTTTGGTGCTGATTTTAACTATGAAACTGGTGAGCTTTATCATAAAGAGGATGAGCCAAAGAGCAAGCGGCCAATAGAGTCTAAGTGGCTCACCGGCATGGGCGTGTTAATACCGGCCGGTGCTTTTAAAGATGTAGGCCATTACGATATCGAAAAGTTCCCGCAGTATTTTGCCGATGCCGACTTCTCACTTCGAGCCGCCAAAAAAGGTTATAAACTTTTGGTAACACCCAAGGCTGTTCTATACAATGACAGTAAGTCTGACAGTGGCGGAAAACTTATGGCTCAGTATAAGCTCAGAGCTGTGCCAAAATTACTCTTTACCCCATATTTTAGTGATAGCATAAAAGTTCGCAAAGAGTTCTATAGGCGATATTTTGGTGAAGATTACAAAAAAATATATAGACACTACTATAGACATCGTTGGGCACAATTTTATGGCCCCTATGTAAGGCACTGCGTTAGACTTAAGTTGGTTAGAATAGCGAAATGGCTGGGAGTAAAAAAATGA
- a CDS encoding glycosyltransferase family 4 protein — translation MRIGISLLDFQPNKSGGIETYCRDLISGLETIDQKNEYYVLLNLHNAKTIKVGAKNFYIVYADKRSFARKVLGKLGKRVSNEELMSRFVENLGLDLLHFPLQTVQPYLLGTSVKKIVSIMDIQQEYFPEFFDKKDLAFRRKAYKQSCDSAVAVISISEFTKQCLVQKLSIAQRKIITVHLNYNASLLDKKSIKRSTDKPYFYYPAATWPHKNHLRLLQAFSEFSKEYPNYQLVLTGIKKQKGDEVQKYINKNNLGKVIKSLGYVDNDELPGLYQNAFGLIFPSLFEGFGIPVVDAMVCGCPVICSNTTSLPEVGGNAVLYCNPQSIKDIALKMTKLAENEKLRANLIKRGRVQAKKFTKEKMVKNTLKVYEKVARM, via the coding sequence ATGAGAATCGGCATCTCCTTGCTGGATTTTCAGCCAAATAAATCGGGCGGCATTGAAACCTATTGTCGAGACCTTATCTCGGGGCTCGAAACGATTGATCAAAAAAACGAATACTATGTATTGTTAAACCTCCACAACGCCAAGACAATCAAGGTGGGGGCAAAAAACTTTTACATTGTTTATGCCGACAAAAGATCGTTTGCTCGAAAAGTTTTGGGCAAGTTGGGTAAACGCGTCTCAAACGAAGAACTTATGAGTCGTTTTGTAGAAAACCTAGGTCTTGATTTGCTTCACTTTCCACTGCAAACTGTTCAGCCATACTTATTAGGTACTTCTGTGAAAAAAATAGTCAGCATTATGGATATTCAGCAAGAATACTTTCCTGAGTTTTTTGATAAAAAGGATCTAGCTTTTCGAAGAAAAGCCTATAAGCAGTCTTGTGATTCAGCCGTCGCAGTAATTAGTATTTCTGAATTCACCAAGCAATGCTTGGTACAAAAACTCTCGATTGCTCAAAGAAAGATTATTACCGTTCATCTAAACTACAACGCCAGTCTGCTCGATAAAAAATCTATAAAAAGGTCAACCGACAAACCTTATTTTTACTACCCGGCCGCCACATGGCCGCACAAGAATCACCTACGCTTACTCCAGGCCTTCTCGGAATTTTCAAAAGAATATCCCAACTACCAGCTGGTCTTAACCGGAATAAAAAAGCAAAAAGGAGATGAGGTTCAGAAATATATAAACAAAAATAACCTTGGCAAAGTTATTAAGTCTTTAGGCTACGTAGACAATGATGAGCTACCGGGTCTTTACCAAAATGCCTTCGGCCTTATTTTCCCCTCACTCTTCGAGGGGTTTGGTATACCGGTAGTAGATGCTATGGTGTGTGGCTGCCCAGTGATCTGCTCAAACACCACCTCGCTACCCGAGGTGGGTGGAAATGCAGTTCTGTACTGTAATCCGCAATCTATAAAAGACATTGCATTAAAAATGACCAAACTAGCCGAAAACGAAAAACTAAGAGCTAACTTGATAAAAAGGGGTAGGGTTCAGGCTAAAAAATTTACCAAAGAAAAAATGGTTAAGAATACCTTGAAAGTCTATGAGAAGGTTGCGAGAATGTAA